The genomic interval GAAACATTTACAAATGGGACAGAAAAAGTTGCCACGAACAAGGAAAGGAATGTACACCACTTATACAATTGCTCTTCACCTCATTATATGGGAAATCCATCATTCCTATCATCCTCTGTATCAAGGTACTTGAAGCCAACCTCATCCCATTTCGGGTCTTGATAATTGAAGCTCGGGTTCACATAGCACTTCATCTCGTGAAACAGGTTCAAATTATCCACCAGCTTATGAAATATATGACATCCACAGCACTGGCaacaagttttatttctttcaatcagtttttaaataaatttaaacaaaaaacaaaagcatgtaaaattggttaaaaaaaaccattcaaCAGAGCCTACTTCAaccttgaaaataaattcaaggTAAACTTTTATATGGGAAAGAagctatatattttatattattttactttctagGCAACCAGACAGATTTTAAAAGAGAGAATTAATTACCTGCACAAACACAGTGCCATCAGTGTAAGCATGGGGATTGATGGCACGAGTGGTTCTCTGGCCGCAAACATTGCAGGTGAACGCAACACGCATACGCCTACGTGGTGACTTAGTGAAGAGGGACCACGGGAAGGTCGAGATCCTTTCTGTACCGGATCCATCTTCGGCTCCGGCGGGGATGGACGGACCCTCCATACCTGATCCGGTCGTCCAACCTCTCACAGAAACCGCGCTCAAGACCAATCCCATCGCCGCATCCTATTCATTTCCCAAAAACAATACGCCAATTTTTACCTAATTCccatcaaatataaaaaagtgaaaaaatccaataaatttaaaGTAATTACTTTGGAAAGAGTGTGATTGCCGAAGAGGGGGACAATACTGGAGTCTTTGGGGTCGGATGGGAGATCGAAATCGTTTCCTTCCTCTGAACCGATACGAAACGTTCCAATCAGAAAAACGAGAGAACCAGAAATTAGCATAATATGGGAAAAGGATGAAGGAAAAATCTTACTTTTGGAAGACAAGGTGAACCGTACGAGTCTTGGTGAGTCAGGCCTCACTGGAGAGAAGACAGAAGGTGGAGAAGACGAGGAGGAGAGGATGGTTGCAAAGGAGCTTAGAGCTTCCATGGCGATCGCGGAAAGTATCGAGGGTTTTGGGTGGCTTTTTTGACGAGAAACAACGTGCTATCGATCACAGATTGGTAAGCATAATAAGCAACGACTTCTAACGAAAATGACAAAACTCCCCCACAAACTCACATATAATTTATAGTAACCTCTAAACTTTTCCTTTTAACAACGTTCTCCCAAGCTATAAACCGCGGCACCAGCTCCGATAGCAAATAGGAGGAGGTAACCAGCGTAATATTACTATCTCgtctctttttactttttattttaatcgttaattgtttttatttaataattaaaaaagtactactaatatattaattttttttaaatatatatatatatatacacacataaaaTTTACGCTTGACGCCCCCACAAAGCGCGGAGAGTATCACCACTCAGGTAATAAACATCAATCAACTCCCGATAAGAAGTGTGGGGGACACTGATTTAggagaaccccccccccccccccccccccccccccccccccccccccccccccccccatcacAATTGGGAAAAGGGAGAGCCACGTCTATGCACTATGCGCCATGCGGCTATGCCTGTAGAGAGAGCGATAATCATATTTGTTTAGCCGCCCAATTTACAGCTTCGCACTTTAAAATCTTCTTTAAATATTTCCTGCTGGCTGGTCCCAAATTTACTCACTCAAGCAAGCAAAGGATAAAGTCTTCCTTGTATATATGGTCCAAAACCAAACAAGAAATACACCTATTGAGTACACAGAGAGGGAGCAAGAAAGCAAGCAAAACCCAGAACCCAAAGCTCTCTCCAACCAATGGCGACTCCAGTAAAAGTGCACGGACCACCCATGTCCACGGCTGTGTCCAGGGTCTTAGCTTGTCTCCTTGAGAAAAATGTCGATTTTCAGCTCATCTCCGTCAACATGGCCAAGGGCGAGCACAAGAAGCCCGAATTCCTTAAGATCCAGGTACTTCGACAtactaatctctctctctctctttcgcgccctctctttctctcatgtGGTTCTTGTAACAGCCCTTTGGCCAAGTACCAGCATTTGAGGACGGGGGCGTCTCCCTCTTCGGTAACTATAGCCAGACTTCGTCATTTCCATTCGTTCTTTTTGGTCATTCGACATAACTCCATTGATTTgtactttttgtttctatttgttTGTGTTCGAGTAATTCAGAGTCTCGAGCGATATGCCGGTACATTTGTGAGAAGTACGCGGACAAAGGAAACAAAGGGCTGTATGGAACGAACCCGCTGGCAAAAGCATCCATAGAACAGTGGCTAGAGGCGGAAGGGCAGAGCTTCAGCCCTCCAAGCTCTGTTTTGGTGTTTCAGCTCGCGTTCGCGCCGCGAATGAAGATCAAGCAAGACCAAGTGGTGATCAAGCAGAACGAAGAAAAGCTTTCCAGGGTGCTCGACATCTACGATAAAAGGCTCGGGGAGACCCGGTTCTTGGCCGGCGATGAATTTACTCTGGCTGATCTTTCACACTTGCCCAACACCCAGTACTTGGTGGGTGTCTCTGGTAGAGGCGAGCTCTTCACTTCGAGAAAGAACGTGGGAAGATGGTGGAACGAGATATCCAGCCGAGACTCCTGGAAAAAGGTGGTTGATATGCAGAAGAAAAGTGCTTGAAAACTAGGCTGGTGATTTGGTTCTTTGTTTCTGAGTTTTTATTGATGGCATTTTGTTGAATAAATTGCTTCAATCGAACACTAATGCCTTTCTAATTTTGGTTATGCTGAGTCCAGAAGATATCTTTCAGTACAGTCTATTAATTCAGTTGAATTGTTCGCTTCATTGAATTCACGAAGGATTCTTCTGTATGTCTCGATTATCGTATTTTGTTACGAGACTACTATTATTCACAGTTTGCAATATTTTTGTCGAAAACGTCAAACACAAGTGTTCCTTCGTTGAAAACCAAGGAAAAATACAGTAGATAATTATTGAAATCCAGGCCTCGAGAATTCCATGTAGCAAGATcttgttttaataaaaacatcaacccTCGATCTCCAGAAAAGCTTTTCATTTTATCAAGCAGAGAAAAGCATTCTCTGCATCCCTCTATCTCAGGCTGTCATTTTATCAAAGCAGGTGagggaaaccaaaaaaaatgtaCAGAAAGTTGACCACAAGAAAAATTCTCCTCATTAACAACTATTTACCACTCCACGTCATGCGAAAAACACCTCCATACCTATATAAAACACCTTCATTGAATGCATTTTGTCAAAGAGTCAATGTTCAAATTCAATTCATTTGTTTCATAAAATCCACTTCGcttgtttaataaaaaatagttttcaagTTCATAAACGTTGAAATGACAACAGAGGATTTGAATAAAACTTGTTTGCTCAGTGGGAAAATTTTTGGGTCTGAAATTTGTAGGGCTTTACCCCAGAGGGGAGCCCTTCCAGAAATTCTCGAAGGCCAGGGGCAAACCCAGGCCTAAGAGGGGGTTTGGAAATAGTTTTCAACCAGCAATAGACGCGCCTCGGTTAGAACCTCACTAGCTGCGTCATTGCCCCAAGCGCAAAGATACCTTCTAATTGCTCAACCCGCCCCTTCTTATAACCCATCATTTGCCCCCGCTATTCTGTACGTTTTCGATGCGGGACTAAAACAAGTCTCGAAGAAATTGTTTTTCTCAGTCAAAAGCCTTAATAGTAAGAGTTTTActatgtacaagtaagtttATGTATCAATctacatattaatattgttatcttcatattttaaattcaaattagcactatttttaataaaatctactttctgactaATCATATTGAAAGAGTGCGCATATTAGTGCgtagaatcgcttacaattagatttttcctattaataatatttatagcgagaatgagaagaaaaatattacaatcacaaaaaattttataaaaataaatttataaattaatataattttatataatacgttatatatatatattataagaaaaataattttataatttgacatagtATATTAAGACACAtcaatttttgagtttatttttacgaaactcatttatatttaaagtattttccaAATGATAATGGAAACAAGTCTGTCTTGATTGGTATGGTATTGGACATATGAGTGACTCATAGTGGGATGGATTCAATGACTGACTTCCCTAAGTAGACCGCCGGTTGGATGGACCAAAATCTTGATTAATTTAGGGGTGCACCTAatgagtttcctgcaagtgacTTCTCTTTTACATATTCAAATTacagaaattttttattcataaagagattttacaaaataaaattcacgTGACTATTGtggtatataattatattagattGTCAAActcttttttctattaaaaaaaaatataacttggCATTTAACCATgttgtgaatttatttattattttttttaatgaacctAGCACTTCTCTAGCTAATGTTTTGGACACGTTGAAGTATTTTCTGGGCCATTGCTTAGACTATTGAGTTGACGAGCTTCGTTTTCAGTCCATTTCGACTTCACGGTTCCGAGATTTTCTCAGACATTTTCTGCttggactcgtttgttttcataatccatcttatcttatttaattattataatttttttaaatttttatataaaataaaataaataattcaatttttttaaattttaaaataaaataatattaaaaaaatatattctaacaatattttatttaacttttaatttttatctcaactcatctcattagtaaaattaaaaaagacaaaTCCTCAACAATATTTATTCCATCTAAGATAAGGTTTCGTTTAGTtcataaactcattttaacttatcattataattttttaaattttaatataaaatataataaataatataatttttttaaattttaaaataataataattttaaaaaataatattttaataatattttattatctcaactcagttcaatttAACGAGCCTTAACGTTGAAATTGAAATCCAAAAGATCAAAATTCCATCTCTTTTGCCGGGAAATTCCATCAAAATACCCCTTTTCCATGACTCGAAATCTGAGCCACTTCATTAGCAAATAGCAACAAAGTCTCTGTTTTGAAACAGgtcctcttttttcttctctttaccCATTTTTCTTTAGAATCTGGGATTTTTTTCCCGTTCTTACTGGAGAAACTACAAATTCTTACCTGTTTGGCAGAGTCGTAAAAAGTGAAGTTGAAACAGTCATTCCTTACCAGAAAACCACAACTTTTCCTTTCATAGAAAAATTACAGTTCTAGCGTTGTAAAATTTAACAGTTTATTTACACGAGACttactacaaatatcatttaaagagaaattaccATATTTGGTAAAGGAAGTTTACTACAAATGAGAATCCTAGCTTGAGCACTCTCAATATTTGGCTATTCCAATcagaatagttatttttttattatataacaataaaataatatgagataaatttgattttaactatttcattcatatcgaACTCTctaattagattatttatttatttattatataataataaaataatattactttaaaaaatattaaattttttaattattaatttctttaattttatcattctatctATTATATGTGAATTagtaatatcatattttaattatattaatgttgctgatgagaaaaaggaaagataaaTAATTGAGAGGAAAGAAGTCGAAGAAGTCGAAACAATTTatgagaaagaggaaagagaaataattgatgaaatatatatttgatctgTCAACGgtaatcttcaaatttaaaaaatattttgaaattcattgcAGCTAAAGtctaattatttagaatttaactaaTCTATTACGATCATATAAACATTAGAAGGACGCTACCAACGGCAAAATCGTGCTCATGAAGGAATTATACCAAACTGCGCACTTAAAATTGTACTCCCAAAAGGACCATGCCATATAGACACCCCAACCCTTCTACTACTCGGTACATTCCAGGGCAAATGATTCATTTTTTGGATTGAGAGAAGCTAACATCTCTCTAACTTAACGGAGGCATCTCCACAGGGTTCTCCAAGGCTCTTTCTTTGGTAGCAGGTTGGCTGAGATTGTTACAGACATAGCTGGAAATTGCATCAACATACCAGTTTGTGTGAGAAGataattagagagaaaaatatttcttagaAAGATATTCGTGATCAACATTGTGCACTCGTACCTTGAATTAAAACAGAGTATAAACAAAGATCTAGTACTAAAGCTTTGCTGTCAATACAGAGTCATAATTCATCATACTCTTCATTTATTCAGTTGCTATTGTGAGGTTTGATTTGTAGTTAGTATTATTGTTATTacaaaatgaaatagaataGTATAAGAAAACCCAAAGCCATCAACGACCTAAACCATTCCATGCTTGGTCTATTGGTCAGTCCGACATTTTAACAAGCATCTCTTGTGCGGGCGACAATGCCCAATAAGGCACCCAACGGAACTCAAGATGCGTCTCCGTGTCCACTTCAAAATCAGGACAGGCTTTTAAGACGTGTCTTGTTACAAATCCATCGATATTTACAAATCCAACAAAGCTCTTGGATCATATATGATCAAAGGGACCTAACTatctaaaataattgaaaaaaaaaactataaaaataaaataaacctagACTCAAACAAAGAAGGCAAATAAAAAAGGGTAGTGCTTGCCACTCAAGTTTGTCCACTTGTGTGCCTTTTgagttttgtgtaaattgtacttttgttattttaaatattttttatacatctttgaatatttttaaaaaataaaaaaataccaatatattaataatcacccgtaaattttttttaaaagaaaatatattaaccGTCAAATTGAGGTGCAAATTTAGAGGCATAGTATTTTTTCCAATAAAATCCCCGACAGAAATTGCTCATCAGACTTGTTTCTTCCGAAGCTTAACTGAAAAAACTAGATCTGCTTCATTTACCAAAACCagcataaaacaaaaaagtcaaaaactGTTATGTGACAGCATTTTCGACAGACTCCTCATGGTTCATGCACCATATGATATCTCGTTTTTACGACACCAAAATCACAAAGAAATCTGCACTTACATTCAAGACGAAACATCAGCAAGGATTCGGTGTAACCCAAATTGGAGGCCCGTGTACCTGCGAGTGCGGATTTCGCTGATAACAGGGTAATGGTTCGATGCTTCCATCCCATATCTTGAAGATGCCCAAATCATACTCTCCAAAATCACTATCAAGATTGAATTCACAGTCATCGTCTGTGAAATATATACAGTTCCCTAAACATCCCGGAAAATCAGAAGCCTGTAACGAGAAGGATGAATTTTCTCCGATAAACAACATCCGGTCACCCAAGCTTGTAACTTTCTCCCACTGGGGCCCGCTCCAAACCATTCTGAACACCTCAAACCGCACCGTTTTGTAGAACGCGTTCAGCGAGTATGGGGCGATGTCATCGTAATGAAGTTCTACGTACCGCGTTACCATCAACAATTCATCCCCTGAATTTACCAAATATCTCATGTCGCCACGGGATTCGATTGGCATTCTGATAATTGAGACGCTCGGCGACTCGCTGTGTAAATCGCACACCGCGATAGCGCCTTGCTTGTCCACCGCGTAGAATAAGTCCTTATGATATATAACGTCCTCGCAGAAAAACCTCGCGCTGTGTAACAGTGTCCAAGATTGGTCGCCGTTCTTGCAGTACGCTAAAATATCTGGTTGAAGGAGAATTGCCAGCGCGATgaagtttttattattgttgttatcACTCTGCGGGCTTGAGGAGAGAACCACTTTCTTGATAAACGAGTCGCGCATTTCCCTCAAACCACGCCGGTGGATGTCCCGAAGGTGCCTCGAAGCTCGTATTCTTTACCGACTTCGGAGTAATTGAAGCTCAGGACGTAGGGGAAGGTGGAGAGCGGAGGGAGGTGAATCTTGGATCGAGTGAAAGGGTTGAGGAGAAGGACTTCTGGGGTTTCGCCTAGGATCACGACCCAACCGTGGGAGGATCCGCAGCGGCGCTTGCGGTGAGAGGCGGCTTCAGGAAGCTCGAGGAGGTGGAGTGACTGGGCAGACAGGTCAAAAAACGCGAGATGGGATTGGAGAGATTGGGTGTAGGGAAGCATAAGCCAAGGCAGCTGAGGAGGTAGGTGGCGCGGAATGTTTGAGACGGAGGATCGCCAGCTGTGACAGACGGCTCGGAATCGGAGGTAATCGGCGTAAACGGTGAGGCACTTTGAGATTGACTCGAAGAGTTCTCGCGGGAGTTGAGTCCAGTCGACGGCCATTTCTAcgaatttttcaattttggagaATTCCCTTCAAACAAACCATTCAAATTCTCGTGGATTAGAAACACAGCTTTATACTTGGGGAACGGGCGGAACTTGAGAGCGTCTCCTTCAATGCTTACCATGACATTGACCGTCTACGTAGGACTCCCAAGTCGTCCTTGGGGCTCGAGCAGACCCACGCTTACGATCACGACGAGAAATGACAATTCAGCCAGCTATAAGGCTAACACACGGCAAGGATTGCGTATCTCAAATggcaacttttttatttttatttttattgtttctttcaCATTATGTTCCTTGCATGTTTCTACTTTACGTAGTGGAAGGAATCGAAGGATGACACTCGCAATTGACAACTCGATGAAAATgacatgttttgttctttccTCCCTCCCAACGACAGGTTCTGGCTTAAATCTTAAGCGTCTCTGCATAAAGGACCGAGGGTAATTGCCAATTGGTATGGCCTGATTCGCTCAACTATATACCGGAGATGTACATTGTACGATGCCCGAAACATTTTTGACATAAAGCTTTGAGAATTTTAATAGcactattttatcaaattctaatttatttatttataaatcggTTGCTTGAACAAATGAATCGATCACGTATTCTGTTCACTTTCTccgagttttatttttaaaactttgattaATCATCCTCCCACTCATCCACACTAAATTATTTGAGAAGACAAAACTTCTTCTCTGTAGATAATGACATTtcacttttaataaaaaaaactccgtAAAATGCTCGAATGACGAATTCTTGGTGTATTGCACTCAAAGCAGCATGGCATTAGACCTTGTTCGAATTGTCTGAAAGTCCCAATGAAAATTAAGCTAACATGGGTAGCGAAGACAGGAGGGAAACGCAGAGACAGAGAAGGAACCAAAAACAAGAGCTTTAAACGAAGGCGACAAGCTACTTGGTGAATGTATTGGAGAGATCTTGGACTTGAAAGAAGGTCAGTTACTGGGTCCTAagacaaatgaaaattttatacaccacaATACTATCCTACTTTCATTCTACTATGTATTATGTAAGATGCAATTCATTTATCAccattttataatcttttattagAAGATTCTTTATTATCCAATAGTGATAAACACGCTGCATCTTAAACAGTGGGATGAGAGTAtgcatataacattactttttcCTAGAGTGATGGTTCTTCTCACTCTCACACCAAAACAACAAAAGGGTTTTAAGTTCGAATAAGGAATCCATCAATAAAGAAACCCAACAAAACTCCTCAATCAAATTTGGTTAAAGAACCTGAACTTCATTAAtgtattcttaaaataaaaaccatactcCCTCAGGCTTGTGGTTCCTCTGAAGCATCGATCCAAAATGCTTCATCTATTCACTTCATACAAAATCACTTTGGTAAAAGCTATCTGACTTTTTGAATTCACTATTGGTACAGGTTTTCCATCGGAGAATGACATATCACATCAATTGGGAAAGACTGGAGCAGAATCcccttttgtttttcatttttctagcGTGTTTGTCAAGTCTAATAACAAGTAAATTAACCATGCCATGGATAAAGGAAAAGGCTCTTCTATAACATCTCAGCATGCATTTGAGTGCCTCTCATCTGAATAATTCACCATAATGCACAAATCCAATATACAAATCTCACCCAATTAGGAAAGGATGCTAAATTCACCATTTCGTGAGATTTCATACGCAATAAAACAATGCACAAATCCAATATACAAATCTCACCCAATTAGGAAAGGATGCTAAATTCACCACTTCGTGAGATTTCATACGCAATACAAGGAGTAATTCACACACAAGATACATGGAaaaagtaattctatatacaacaaAGGAGTCTTTGCAAGTACTTACAGTCAAGACGCGTTATTATCATGGATTTGGTGTAACCCAAATTGGAGGCCCGTGTATCTGAGAGTGCGAACTTCGCCGATAACAAGGTAAAGGTTCAATGCTTCCATCACATAACTTGAAGATGCCTAAATCATAGTCTCCAAAGGCGAATTCCTCATTGAATTCGCAATAATCATCGGTGAAATAGATACAATTCCCTGAACATGCCGGAAAATCAGAAGTCGACAATGACAACGATGAATTTCCCCCCACAAACAACGTCCGGTCACCTAAGCTGGTGAGCCTCTCCCACAACGGCCCGTTCCAATTTATTCTGAAAACCTCAAATTTGACCGTTTTGAAGAATACATTCAGGTCAACGTTGTCGTTTACGAGATCCAGATACCGTGTGACCAGTAACAACTCCTCGTCGTCCTCTGAATTCGCCAGATACTGTATGTCACCCCCGAATTGACTCGGCGTTTTGATGATTGAAACCCTCGGCGACGTGCCGCTGACATCGCACACCGCTATGGAGCCGTTCTTGTCCACAGCGTAGAATAGCTCTTTGTGATATATAACGTCCTCGGAGAAAAACTTCGCGTCATGAATGAAAGTCCAGGATTCGTCGCCGTTCTTACAGAAGGCTAAATCCCCCGTCAGGTTGAGTATCGCCAGTGCAATAAAGTTGTTATCACCCGCCGGGCTCATGGAGAGAATGACTTTCTTGATAAAAGAGTCGCGCATTTCCCTCAAACTACACCTGTAGATGTCACCGGACGGGGTCGTGAGCGCATACTCTTTACCGATTTCAGAGTAATTGAAGCTGAGGACGATCGGGAAGGTGGAGAGCGGGGGGAGTTGAACCTTGACTCTGGTGAGAGGGTTTATGAGAAGGACGGCTGGGGTTTCGTCCATGATCAAGAGCCAACCATGGGAGGAGCCACAACAACGCTTTCGGTGGGAGGACTCTGGATACTTGAGGAGGCGGATTTTTTGGGCGGAGACGTCAAAGAAGGCGCGGTGGGATTGAGATTGGGATCGGGTATGAGGAAGCATGAGCCAGGGGAGTTGGGGAGGGAGGTGGCGTGGGGTCTTCGGGACGGAGGATCGCCAGCAGTGACAAACGGATCGAAATCGAAGGTAATCGGCATAAATGGTGAGGTTGTTGGAGATTGATTCCAGGAGTTCACCGGGAAGTTGGGTCCAGTCGACGGCCATTTTCTATGGATTTACTGTGTTACAGGAATCAT from Juglans microcarpa x Juglans regia isolate MS1-56 chromosome 4S, Jm3101_v1.0, whole genome shotgun sequence carries:
- the LOC121262984 gene encoding F-box protein SKIP23-like; this translates as MAVDWTQLPGELLESISNNLTIYADYLRFRSVCHCWRSSVPKTPRHLPPQLPWLMLPHTRSQSQSHRAFFDVSAQKIRLLKYPESSHRKRCCGSSHGWLLIMDETPAVLLINPLTRVKVQLPPLSTFPIVLSFNYSEIGKEYALTTPSGDIYRCSLREMRDSFIKKVILSMSPAGDNNFIALAILNLTGDLAFCKNGDESWTFIHDAKFFSEDVIYHKELFYAVDKNGSIAVCDVSGTSPRVSIIKTPSQFGGDIQYLANSEDDEELLLVTRYLDLVNDNVDLNVFFKTVKFEVFRINWNGPLWERLTSLGDRTLFVGGNSSLSLSTSDFPACSGNCIYFTDDYCEFNEEFAFGDYDLGIFKLCDGSIEPLPCYRRSSHSQIHGPPIWVTPNP
- the LOC121263125 gene encoding glutathione S-transferase-like, coding for MATPVKVHGPPMSTAVSRVLACLLEKNVDFQLISVNMAKGEHKKPEFLKIQPFGQVPAFEDGGVSLFESRAICRYICEKYADKGNKGLYGTNPLAKASIEQWLEAEGQSFSPPSSVLVFQLAFAPRMKIKQDQVVIKQNEEKLSRVLDIYDKRLGETRFLAGDEFTLADLSHLPNTQYLVGVSGRGELFTSRKNVGRWWNEISSRDSWKKVVDMQKKSA
- the LOC121263132 gene encoding uncharacterized protein LOC121263132; amino-acid sequence: MEALSSFATILSSSSSPPSVFSPVRPDSPRLVRFTLSSKKEGNDFDLPSDPKDSSIVPLFGNHTLSKDAAMGLVLSAVSVRGWTTGSGMEGPSIPAGAEDGSGTERISTFPWSLFTKSPRRRMRVAFTCNVCGQRTTRAINPHAYTDGTVFVQCCGCHIFHKLVDNLNLFHEMKCYVNPSFNYQDPKWDEVGFKYLDTEDDRNDGFPI